The proteins below come from a single Nitrososphaera sp. genomic window:
- a CDS encoding SRPBCC family protein: MTSLSYETTIKAPVEKVFGYCTDPENIKEAWPPDIVTSSQQLSGVKGEKGSTFKILGHYAGKDQEMRMMVIERWPNSKFTTRQTEGPFKTWESIQEFEGNESSTHIKHTIHYELPRTGKLLRMVSHNDADRKIRQAMEDYTQTVKHKLEAH, encoded by the coding sequence ATGACATCACTGTCTTATGAAACGACCATAAAAGCTCCCGTGGAAAAGGTCTTCGGATACTGCACGGACCCCGAAAACATCAAGGAAGCATGGCCACCAGATATCGTGACTTCTTCCCAACAATTATCCGGTGTAAAGGGTGAGAAGGGCTCCACGTTCAAGATACTGGGGCACTATGCTGGCAAAGATCAAGAAATGCGAATGATGGTGATTGAAAGGTGGCCAAACAGCAAATTCACGACAAGGCAGACTGAGGGACCTTTCAAGACATGGGAGAGCATCCAGGAATTTGAAGGGAACGAGAGCTCCACCCACATAAAGCACACCATTCACTATGAGCTTCCTCGAACAGGTAAACTATTGCGAATGGTAAGCCACAACGATGCCGATCGCAAAATAAGGCAGGCAATGGAAGACTATACTCAAACCGTAAAGCACAAACTGGAAGCTCATTAG
- a CDS encoding ester cyclase yields MSQAQNKQQARKFVEEVFNERKTEAAKNYVTPDIVYHGVGEEVRTLDGLKRWVSEDLNAFPDMKITVLDEFGEENKVALRWQLKATHEKDFAGLPATHRKFAAEGVDIFQFDGDKIKEAWTVSDLSVLF; encoded by the coding sequence ATGTCGCAGGCACAAAATAAGCAACAAGCTCGAAAATTTGTCGAAGAAGTATTCAATGAAAGAAAGACAGAGGCTGCAAAGAACTATGTGACGCCGGATATAGTTTACCATGGGGTTGGGGAGGAGGTCCGTACCCTGGATGGCCTGAAAAGGTGGGTTTCGGAGGACCTGAACGCGTTTCCAGACATGAAAATTACAGTGTTGGACGAATTCGGGGAGGAAAACAAAGTCGCGCTAAGATGGCAGCTCAAAGCCACACATGAAAAGGACTTTGCAGGTCTTCCAGCAACGCACAGAAAGTTTGCGGCTGAAGGCGTCGACATATTTCAGTTCGACGGCGACAAGATAAAGGAAGCATGGACTGTCTCTGACCTGTCAGTACTCTTCTAG
- a CDS encoding cellulase family glycosylhydrolase, whose product MSNLLAEPEHRWLRIGQLAVGAACIAFSILIAFSPQLGTYAVLVFAGTAFMVLGAERIAAGITSKNDRKSTRVINVAIGAGILGWMLSGFFFPIAIAKYFVLFLGFGLIANGVLRIIAGLRHAESDSKKYSALISGVLSISVGVIALAFPLIGFALLLIIISVALAVSGIQLIIIALRGRKGAKHVYSESNPRAYSQPEVRGRLSPSGIWKNGTWFCDEQGRFVLFRGVNFASRSKLPPYLPIAPLEVTSLSKLELDKEIAAVREELDHLKEFGFNIVRLLISWKAIEPRPNSDSAELLPEGRNYLMSVKRIIDELYARNLYVILDFHQDIAHEVYGGDGFPDWAIAIDEDHEKPTQAGMKDKKWLLKYAVNKSVKNTLSSFWRNDLTNKEAGIEHFPVRTHLETTIGQVEKFFHSLNDGRGHPAILGIEPFNEPHPVGLPKEKFEESYLVEYYRNVNTELAKYGPDVFLFMEPRVDWTVSKSEEQGLLGSGPFTVKSSFHTDLVKNVLVEGSVEAKQIRTYLPRDIASISTFRRNGVLSFHYYDPMAVASSFVRIPESMYTYRRQWPAIFDQMISSATERDLIPFLTEFGGYQEAEEVRDYIDLLFEQIESHLLNATYWNYDLYSTADGKDNWNLEDYSVLGPKRQLRNVDVIARPYPMRSSAEPRFLFFDVKSKYATVVLRGPVRDAPTIMYIPFNIHYTPQFTVWGTGKAVKWDRNNQLLHWMPSKELEENQLVIGKQSTLAADSLPEAARKSVSRLSLLGTFA is encoded by the coding sequence ATGAGCAATCTGCTGGCAGAGCCCGAACACCGCTGGCTTCGAATCGGCCAGCTTGCCGTTGGAGCTGCCTGTATAGCTTTCTCAATTCTCATTGCTTTTTCGCCACAGCTTGGAACGTATGCGGTCCTAGTGTTCGCCGGCACCGCATTTATGGTCCTTGGCGCCGAAAGGATAGCAGCAGGGATAACGTCAAAGAATGACAGAAAATCCACCAGAGTCATCAATGTCGCGATCGGGGCAGGCATCCTGGGCTGGATGCTTTCTGGATTCTTCTTCCCCATTGCCATTGCAAAATACTTTGTTTTGTTCCTTGGGTTTGGACTTATCGCCAACGGCGTATTGAGAATAATCGCCGGCCTACGGCACGCAGAATCGGATTCTAAAAAGTATTCGGCGCTGATTTCAGGCGTCCTCAGTATTTCTGTCGGCGTAATCGCGCTGGCCTTCCCGCTCATTGGCTTTGCCCTGCTTCTGATCATTATTTCGGTGGCCCTTGCTGTCAGCGGCATTCAGCTAATAATCATCGCGCTCAGGGGAAGGAAGGGTGCCAAACATGTCTACTCCGAAAGCAATCCAAGGGCATACTCTCAACCTGAGGTCCGAGGCAGGCTTTCGCCAAGCGGAATATGGAAGAATGGAACCTGGTTCTGCGACGAGCAGGGCAGGTTCGTGCTATTTAGGGGAGTCAACTTTGCCTCAAGGAGCAAGCTTCCGCCCTATCTTCCGATTGCTCCCTTGGAAGTCACGAGCCTGTCCAAGCTCGAACTGGATAAGGAGATTGCTGCGGTAAGAGAAGAGCTTGACCATTTGAAGGAATTTGGTTTTAACATTGTAAGATTGCTGATCTCCTGGAAAGCCATAGAGCCGCGTCCCAATTCCGATTCTGCTGAACTGTTGCCTGAAGGGCGGAATTACCTGATGTCTGTCAAGAGAATTATTGACGAGCTGTATGCCCGAAATCTGTACGTCATCCTTGATTTCCACCAGGATATAGCCCATGAAGTGTACGGTGGCGATGGTTTTCCGGACTGGGCTATTGCCATCGACGAGGATCACGAGAAGCCGACTCAGGCGGGAATGAAGGACAAGAAATGGCTGCTCAAGTATGCAGTCAACAAGTCTGTCAAGAATACCCTGAGCTCGTTTTGGAGAAACGACCTGACAAACAAGGAGGCCGGGATCGAGCACTTTCCCGTCAGAACACACTTGGAAACTACGATAGGCCAGGTGGAAAAATTCTTTCATTCTCTGAATGATGGCCGCGGACACCCTGCAATTCTCGGAATAGAGCCATTCAACGAGCCACATCCGGTCGGCCTGCCAAAGGAAAAATTCGAAGAGTCTTACCTGGTTGAGTATTACCGCAACGTCAACACAGAGCTTGCAAAGTACGGACCAGATGTATTTCTCTTCATGGAACCTCGAGTGGACTGGACTGTATCAAAAAGCGAGGAGCAGGGGCTGCTTGGTTCGGGACCCTTTACGGTAAAGAGTTCATTTCACACCGACTTGGTGAAAAACGTTCTTGTAGAAGGAAGCGTGGAAGCGAAGCAAATACGCACCTACCTGCCAAGGGACATCGCATCGATTTCCACGTTCAGGCGAAACGGCGTACTCTCGTTCCACTACTATGACCCGATGGCCGTGGCCAGCTCATTCGTCCGAATACCTGAAAGTATGTACACATACAGAAGGCAGTGGCCGGCCATTTTTGATCAAATGATAAGCTCTGCGACCGAGCGGGACCTCATTCCGTTTCTGACGGAATTCGGCGGATACCAAGAGGCAGAGGAAGTCCGGGACTACATCGACCTGCTATTTGAACAGATAGAGTCTCACTTGCTAAACGCCACTTACTGGAATTACGACCTGTACTCCACGGCTGACGGAAAAGACAACTGGAACCTTGAAGACTATTCGGTGCTCGGCCCAAAGAGGCAGCTGCGCAATGTAGACGTGATTGCCAGACCATACCCCATGAGAAGCTCCGCAGAACCGAGATTCCTCTTTTTTGACGTCAAGTCAAAGTATGCGACAGTGGTCCTGCGCGGGCCGGTTCGTGATGCGCCAACAATCATGTACATACCATTCAACATTCACTACACTCCGCAATTTACTGTGTGGGGAACGGGCAAGGCCGTCAAATGGGACCGGAATAACCAGCTTCTTCACTGGATGCCGTCGAAAGAACTTGAGGAGAACCAGCTTGTCATAGGCAAGCAGAGCACACTTGCAGCAGACTCGCTGCCGGAAGCCGCAAGAAAGTCGGTAAGTCGGCTCTCGCTTCTGGGAACTTTTGCCTGA
- a CDS encoding SHOCT domain-containing protein, with product MRGRWASAAIGAGVARRRAGEQIEQSDQAHEQQMQQAQQQIEAQQRQIEQLQQQRAQPAQQGQPAKVDITEKLKEYGELKKQGLLTEEEFQRLKTELLARA from the coding sequence ATGAGAGGAAGATGGGCTTCCGCAGCAATTGGAGCCGGAGTAGCAAGAAGGCGAGCAGGAGAGCAAATTGAACAGAGCGACCAGGCACACGAGCAACAGATGCAACAGGCGCAGCAGCAGATTGAGGCGCAGCAGCGGCAAATAGAGCAGCTACAACAACAACGTGCACAGCCGGCTCAACAAGGCCAGCCTGCAAAAGTGGACATTACCGAGAAACTGAAGGAGTACGGTGAGCTCAAAAAGCAGGGTTTATTGACGGAAGAAGAATTTCAGAGGCTAAAGACAGAATTACTGGCGAGGGCGTAG
- a CDS encoding DUF308 domain-containing protein has protein sequence MITSRIGIKNMKQETIKSPKSARIIDIVLGAITLSLGAFVLVYPTFAASLLIVFLSIALLFAGLEGLILGAAAKSLSGSRRALRVIAGLIAIGLSIAVIAFPLATLATAAWLLSLAFMVIGALSIAKGASEKFMAGWARTMYIVTGCIAIGLSIPMIVYPGVSLVTLWALMATILIVNGTAYIIAGITGAVYVPVGMNSLRKSRDWESEAA, from the coding sequence ATGATCACGTCAAGGATCGGGATCAAGAATATGAAACAGGAAACGATAAAGTCTCCAAAATCCGCGAGAATTATTGACATTGTACTCGGCGCAATAACGCTGTCCCTTGGGGCGTTCGTTCTCGTCTACCCTACATTTGCAGCATCGCTTTTGATAGTATTCTTATCTATAGCATTGCTGTTCGCAGGACTTGAAGGACTTATTCTAGGCGCTGCAGCCAAGTCCTTATCGGGCAGCAGGAGAGCGCTCAGGGTCATTGCAGGGTTAATCGCGATCGGACTGTCGATAGCCGTGATTGCATTCCCGTTGGCAACGCTGGCAACTGCTGCTTGGCTTTTGTCATTGGCTTTCATGGTGATAGGCGCACTGTCGATCGCCAAAGGCGCTTCCGAGAAATTCATGGCCGGCTGGGCAAGGACGATGTACATCGTGACAGGTTGTATTGCTATCGGGCTGTCAATTCCAATGATTGTCTATCCTGGCGTGAGCCTGGTGACGCTCTGGGCACTGATGGCGACAATACTGATAGTAAATGGGACGGCATACATCATCGCCGGAATTACGGGGGCGGTGTATGTGCCGGTTGGAATGAACTCGCTTCGCAAGTCGCGAGACTGGGAATCTGAAGCCGCCTAG
- a CDS encoding SHOCT domain-containing protein, producing MGLLGAAVVGSAVGKRSAKKQMEQMQAQQAQQAQIQQAQQQAAAAQQQAAQAQQAAQSQQAPQTPKKDPMQELQKLGSLKQQGLISEEEFAKLKAQILAGS from the coding sequence ATGGGATTACTAGGAGCAGCTGTCGTAGGCAGCGCGGTAGGCAAACGTTCGGCTAAAAAGCAGATGGAACAAATGCAGGCTCAACAAGCCCAACAGGCACAAATCCAACAGGCCCAGCAGCAGGCTGCTGCTGCACAGCAGCAGGCGGCACAGGCCCAGCAGGCAGCTCAGTCACAGCAAGCACCACAGACTCCAAAAAAAGATCCGATGCAAGAACTTCAAAAATTGGGCAGTCTGAAGCAACAGGGTCTGATATCTGAAGAGGAATTCGCCAAGTTAAAGGCGCAGATACTGGCGGGCAGTTAG
- a CDS encoding ester cyclase, whose product MSTTEMKENAVAFVTEVLGKGNFDMLTNLVASDFVYHARGETIEGVQNFKEWVASDQKVFSDIHYTVVGTITEYGRVATAFLVGATHDRDFRGIPASHKTFETIGVTIFHFDGNKIKTAWTIVDGLTPALELGLVKVITAEAQVS is encoded by the coding sequence ATGTCCACCACTGAGATGAAAGAAAATGCGGTAGCATTCGTCACGGAAGTTTTGGGCAAGGGCAATTTTGATATGCTTACGAACCTTGTTGCGTCTGACTTTGTCTATCACGCACGAGGGGAGACCATTGAAGGCGTTCAGAATTTCAAAGAGTGGGTTGCATCCGATCAGAAAGTATTTTCAGACATTCACTATACCGTAGTTGGAACCATTACGGAGTACGGCAGGGTTGCTACGGCCTTTTTAGTCGGCGCAACACACGACAGGGACTTTCGGGGCATTCCGGCCAGCCACAAAACATTTGAAACAATCGGCGTCACGATATTCCATTTCGATGGAAACAAGATAAAGACGGCATGGACCATAGTAGATGGCCTTACTCCAGCCTTGGAGTTAGGACTGGTTAAGGTAATTACTGCGGAAGCTCAGGTTTCCTGA